CCCCAGCAGGCGTACGAGGCCGCCAGGACGTCCACCGGCGGCCCGGCCCTCACCCTGCGCAACCCCGTCTTCGCCACCGAGCGCGAGCTGCTCAAGCTCGCCCTCCAGCGCCCCGAGCTGGTCTCCCCGGCCTTCGACGCGTACGGGGTGGACGAGTTCACCGCCCAGCCGTACGCGGCCGTACGCCAGGCGATCATGGACGCGGGCGGCGCCGAGTACGGCGTCGAGGACTCCCAGGAGTATCTGGTCCGCGTCCGCGAGGCCGCCCCCGACGACGCGGTCCGCGCCATGGTCACCGAGCTGGCCGTCGAGGCGATCATGCGCAAGACCGTCGACGAGACGTACGCGGGCGTCCAGTTGGTCGCCGTGCGCCGCCGCGCCGTCGAGCGCCGCGTACGCGACGTCCAGGGCACCCTGGCCCGGGTGAGCGCGCAGGGCGACCCGGCCCAACTGGCCGCCGTGCAGAACGAGCTGTGGGTGCTCCAGCAGTACGACCAGGCTCTGCGGGAACAGGGCGCGACGGCGCTCTGACGGGCTCCCGGCCGCTTTCCCCGCGCCGTTCTGCGCGCCATTCACACCGTTTCGCGCCCCCTCACCTGGGCACTCGTACGGCAGGGTAACCACGCGGTCACGGACCGGACTCAAAAAGTCGCCGCACGCCCCTCGTGGCGGCGATGTGTCGTACTCCACACTGGGTTCCGGTGCCTGAGTCCTCGGAGCGCGGCCGACCCGTCCACAACGGGTCCCACACCCCCGCGATTCCGCTCAACGACTACGGGATGGACAGCGGCGAGGCCGTCGACCCCATCCCCGACGTACCGCTGCCGCACGCCCCAGCAGCGACATTCCTGGAGGTCGCCCCCGTGCAGACCCAGACCCTCACACAGACCGACGACACCATGGACACGGACGCGGAGAACGACGTCATCCCGGCAGTCCCTTCGCAGAGCCATGTCGCGCACCACCCCGAAGCACAGCCCGAGACGGACGCGGAGAGCCCGCCCGAACCCGACGAGCCCCCTGTCGGCGTCGTGGAGATCACCGAGACCGAGGCCCCGGAGCCCGTCGAACCGCCCCGCAGCCGAGCCGCCGACACCGGTGGCCCCTCCTCCGACCTGTTCCGCCAGTACCTGCGCGAGATCGGCCGGATCTCCCTGCTCACCGCGGCCGAGGAGGTCGACCTCGCCCGCCGCGTCGAGGCCGGGCTCTTCGCCGAGGAGAAGCTCCGCCTCGCCACCGACCTGGACAGCCAGCTCGCCCTCGACCTGGACAAACTGGTCGTCATGGGCCGCATGGCCAAGCGCCGTCTCATCGAGGCGAACCTGCGGCTCGTCGTCTCCGTCGCCAAGCGGTACGTGGGGCGCGGACTGACCATGCTCGACCTGGTCCAGGAGGGCAACCTCGGCCTCATCCGCGCCGTCGAGAAGTTCGACTACGCGCGCGGGTACAAGTTCTCGACGTACGCGACCTGGTGGATCCGCCAGGCCATGTCCCGGGCCCTCGCCGACCAGGCCCGGACCATCCGCGTCCCGGTCCATGTCGTCGAGCTGATCAACCGGGTCGTGCGCGTGCAGCGCCGCATGCTCCAGGAGCGCGGCTACGAGCCGACTCCCGAGGAGGTCGCCGCGCACCTCGACCTGCCCAGCGAGCGTGTCAGTGAGGTCCTGCGGCTCGCCCAGGAACCCGTCTCGCTGCACGCGCCCGTCGGGGAGGAGGACGACGTCGCGCTCGGCGACCTCATCGAGGACGGCGACGCGGCCTCGCCGGTCGAGTCGGCGGCGTTCCTGCTGCTCAGGGAGCATCTGGAGGCGGTGCTGTCCACGCTCGGGGAGCGCGAGCGCAAGGTCGTCCAGCTCCGTTACGGGCTGGCCGACGGGCGCCCGCGCACGCTGGAGGAGATAGGCCGCATCTTCGGCGTCACGCGCGAGCGCATCCGCCAGATCGAGTCCAAGACCCTCAACAAGTTGAGGGACCACGCCTTCGCGGACCAGCTGCGGGGATACCTGGACTGAAGAAGGGGCCGCTCACGCGAGGTGAGCGGCCCCCAGGGATCGACCGGAAGCTAGTCCACTTCCGCGACGGCCTGCGCGAACTGCGCCTTGTACAGCCGGGCGTACGCCGCGTCCGCCGCCAGCAGGTCCGTGTGGGTGCCCTGCTCCACGATCGCCCCGTTCTCCATCACGAGGATCGTGTCGGCGTCGCGGATCGTCGACAGCCGGTGCGCGATGACGAACGACGTCCGCCCGTGCGCCAGCTTCGCCATCGCCTTCTGGATCAGCACCTCGGTCCGGGTGTCCACCGAACTCGTCGCCTCGTCGAGGACCAGGATCACCGGGTCGGACAGGAACGCCCGCGCGATGGTGATGAGCTGCTTCTCACCGGCGCTCACTCCTGTGCCCTCGTCGTCGATGACGGTGTCGTACCCGTCGGGCAGTGTCCGGATGAACCGGTCGGCGTGCGCGGCCCGCGCGGCCTCCTCGATCTCGCCGCGCGTCACGTCCCGCGAGGCGCCGTACGCGATGTTCTCCGCGATCGTGCCGCCGAACAGCCAGGTGTCCTGGAGGACCATGCCGATCGCTGCCCGCAGGTCGTCCCGGGACATGGTGGCGACATCGACCCCGTCGAGCGTGATGCGCCCGCCGGTGACCTCGTAGAACCGCATGAGCAGGTTGACGAGGGTGGTCTTGCCGGCCCCGGTCGGGCCGACGATGGCGACCGTGTGTCCGGGCTCGACCTTCAGCGAGAGGTCCTCGATGAGCGGCTTGTCGGGGTCGTAGCGGAACGACACGTTCTCCAGGGCGACCCGTCCGCGCAGTTCGTCCGGCCTGGCTCCCGGCATGGGGTCCGCGCCCTGCTCCTCGGCGTCGAGGAGCTCGAAGATCCGCTCGGCGGAGGCGACTCCGGACTGCACCAGGTTCGCCATGGACGCGACCTGGGTCAGCGGCATGGAGAACTGGCGGGAGTACTGGATGAAGGCCTGCACGTCACCGATGGACAGCGCGCCCGTCGCCACCCGCAGCCCGCCGACGACCGCGACCAGCACATAGTTGATGTTCGACACGAACATCATCAGCGGCTGCATGACTCCGCTGTTGAACTGCGCCTTGAACCCGGCCTCGTACAGCTTGTCGTTCTGCTCGGCGAACTGCGCCGCCGACTCGTCCTGCCGCCCGAACACCTTCACCAGGGTGTGCCCGGTGTACATCTCCTCGATGTGGGCGTTGAGCTTGCCCGTCGTACGCCACTGCTGCACGAAGTGCGGCTGCGAGCGCTTGCCGACGCGGGTGGCGACGTAGAAGGAGAGCGGCACGGTGACCAGCGCCACGAGCGCCAGCAGCCAGGACACCCAGAACATCATCACCAGTACGCCGATGATCGTCAGCATCGAGTTGATGAGCTGGCCCATCGACTGCTGGAGCGTCTGCCCGATGTTGTCGATGTCGTTGGTGGCGCGGCTGAGGACCTCGCCGCGCTGCCGCTTGTCGAAGTACGACAGCGGGAGGCGGGACAGCTTCGCCTGCATGTCCTCGCGCATCCGGTAGACCGTCTTGTTGACCGCGCGGTTCACCAGGCGGGTGGCGACCGCCATCAGCAGGCCGGCCACCAGGAACGTACCGAGCGCGAGCAGCAGTACGTTGCCGACCGCGTCGAAGTCGATGCCCTTGCCCGGGGTGAAGTCCGTGCCCGAGAGCATGTCGGCGACGCCGCCCTCGCCCCGCCTGCGCATGGAGTCGAGGACCTGCTCCTTGGTGGCACCGGCCGGCATCTGACGCCCGACGATCCCGGCGAAGACGAGGTCCGTGGCCCGGCCGAGGATCTTCGGCCCGACCACCGAGAGGCCCACGCTCAGGACCACGGCGACGAGCATCCCGTACAGGGTGGCGCGTTCGGGCTTGAACTGGGCGAGGAGCCGCTTTCCGGACCCCTTGAAGTCCATCGAGCGCTGGTCGGGGCCGCCCCCGGCCATCATGCGTCCCATGGGCCCGGCCATCAGGCAGCCTCCGCTTCCGTGAGCTGGGAGAGCACGATCTCCCGGTAGGTCTCGTTGTCCGCCATCAGTTCGTGGTGGCGGCCGGTGCCGACGACGCGGCCCTCGTCCAGGACCACGATCCGGTCGGCGTCCCGGATGGTCGACACGCGCTGGGCGACGATCACGACGGTCGCCTCGGCGGTCTCGTGGGCGAGCGCGGCGCGCAGGGCCGCGTCGGTCGCGTAGTCGAGCGCCGAGAAGGAGTCGTCGAAGAGGTAGATCTCCGGGCGCTGCACGAGGGTGCGGGCGATCGCCAGGCGCTGGCGCTGACCGCCCGAGACGTTCGTCCCGCCCTGGGCGATGGGGGAGTCGAGGCCGTTCTCCAGTCCCTGGACGAACCCCTTGGCCTGTGCGACCTCCAGCGCGTGCCACAGCTCTTCGTCGGTGGCGTCCGGATTGCCGTAGCGCAGGTTGGTGGCGACCGTGCCCGCGAACAGGTACGGCTTCTGCGGCACGAGGCCCACGGTCTTCGCGAGCAGCCGGGGCTCGACGGTGGCCACGTCCACGCCGTCGACGAGCACCTCGCCGTCGGTGGCGTCGAACAGCCGCGGGACCAGCCCGAGCAGCGTGGACTTGCCGCTGCCGGTCGACCCGATGACGGCCGTGGTCTCGCCGGGCCGCGCCACCAGGTCGATGGCCTTGAGCACCGGCTCCTCGGCGCCCGGGTAACGGAAGCCCGCGCCCCGGATCTCCAGGTGGCCGTGGCGGCGCAGCTCCACGACGGGAGCGGTCGGGGGCACGACACTGCTGGAGGTGTCGAGGACCTCCTGGATCCGCTCGGCGCAGACCTCCGCGCGCGGCACCATCATGAACATGAAGGTGGCCATCATCACGGACATCACGATCTGCATCAGATAGGCGAGGAACGCGGTGAGGTCACCGATCTGCATGCCCCCGCTGTTGATGCGGTGGGCGCCGAACCACACCACGGCGATCGACGACAGGTTCACCACCGTCATGACGATCGGGAACATCAGGGCCAGCATCCGGCCGGTGCCCAGGGACACCTCGGTCAGCTCGGTGTTCGCGCCCCGGAAGCGCTCCTTCTCGTAGTCGTCCCGGACGAAGGCGCGGATCACGCGGTTGCCGGTGATCTGCTCGCGCAGCACCCGGTTCACGGTGTCCAGGCGGACCTGCATCTTCCGGAACAGCGGGCGCAGCCGCCGCACGATCACCGTCACGCTGATGCCGAGCACCGGCACCACGGCGATCAGCACGCTGGACAGCGGCACGTCCAGGCCGAGGGCGAGGATGATGCCGCCGACGCACATGATCGGCGCCGACACCAGCAGGGTGAACGTCATCAGCGTGAGCATCTGCACCTGCTGCACGTCGTTCGTGGTGCGGGTGATCAGCGACGGCGCACCGAAGTGGCCGACCTCGCGGGCCGAGAAGGACTGCACGCGGTCGAAGACGGCGGCCCTGATGTCCCGGCCGACCGCCGACGCCGTACGGGCGCCGAAGTAGACGGCCCCCATGTTGCAGACCACCTGGGCCAGCGAGATGCCGACCATCAGGGCGCCGAAGGACAGGATGTAGCCCGTGTCACCCTTCACGACACCGTTGTCGATGATGTGCGCGTTGAGCGTGGGCAGGTAGAGCGTGGCGCAGGTCTGCAGGAACTGGAGCAGGACCAGCAGGGCGATGGGTTTCCGGTACGGACTGAGATGGGTTCGCAGAAGTCGTATGAGCACGCGGGGTCTCTCGGGGTCGACGGCGTCGGGGCGTTCGGTGGGTGCACCACCCCCTATCGTCGGACACTCCCCCCGCGTTACCTCAACTGATTAAGCC
Above is a genomic segment from Streptomyces sp. R21 containing:
- a CDS encoding RNA polymerase sigma factor — its product is MPESSERGRPVHNGSHTPAIPLNDYGMDSGEAVDPIPDVPLPHAPAATFLEVAPVQTQTLTQTDDTMDTDAENDVIPAVPSQSHVAHHPEAQPETDAESPPEPDEPPVGVVEITETEAPEPVEPPRSRAADTGGPSSDLFRQYLREIGRISLLTAAEEVDLARRVEAGLFAEEKLRLATDLDSQLALDLDKLVVMGRMAKRRLIEANLRLVVSVAKRYVGRGLTMLDLVQEGNLGLIRAVEKFDYARGYKFSTYATWWIRQAMSRALADQARTIRVPVHVVELINRVVRVQRRMLQERGYEPTPEEVAAHLDLPSERVSEVLRLAQEPVSLHAPVGEEDDVALGDLIEDGDAASPVESAAFLLLREHLEAVLSTLGERERKVVQLRYGLADGRPRTLEEIGRIFGVTRERIRQIESKTLNKLRDHAFADQLRGYLD
- a CDS encoding ABC transporter ATP-binding protein codes for the protein MAGPMGRMMAGGGPDQRSMDFKGSGKRLLAQFKPERATLYGMLVAVVLSVGLSVVGPKILGRATDLVFAGIVGRQMPAGATKEQVLDSMRRRGEGGVADMLSGTDFTPGKGIDFDAVGNVLLLALGTFLVAGLLMAVATRLVNRAVNKTVYRMREDMQAKLSRLPLSYFDKRQRGEVLSRATNDIDNIGQTLQQSMGQLINSMLTIIGVLVMMFWVSWLLALVALVTVPLSFYVATRVGKRSQPHFVQQWRTTGKLNAHIEEMYTGHTLVKVFGRQDESAAQFAEQNDKLYEAGFKAQFNSGVMQPLMMFVSNINYVLVAVVGGLRVATGALSIGDVQAFIQYSRQFSMPLTQVASMANLVQSGVASAERIFELLDAEEQGADPMPGARPDELRGRVALENVSFRYDPDKPLIEDLSLKVEPGHTVAIVGPTGAGKTTLVNLLMRFYEVTGGRITLDGVDVATMSRDDLRAAIGMVLQDTWLFGGTIAENIAYGASRDVTRGEIEEAARAAHADRFIRTLPDGYDTVIDDEGTGVSAGEKQLITIARAFLSDPVILVLDEATSSVDTRTEVLIQKAMAKLAHGRTSFVIAHRLSTIRDADTILVMENGAIVEQGTHTDLLAADAAYARLYKAQFAQAVAEVD
- a CDS encoding ABC transporter ATP-binding protein, yielding MLIRLLRTHLSPYRKPIALLVLLQFLQTCATLYLPTLNAHIIDNGVVKGDTGYILSFGALMVGISLAQVVCNMGAVYFGARTASAVGRDIRAAVFDRVQSFSAREVGHFGAPSLITRTTNDVQQVQMLTLMTFTLLVSAPIMCVGGIILALGLDVPLSSVLIAVVPVLGISVTVIVRRLRPLFRKMQVRLDTVNRVLREQITGNRVIRAFVRDDYEKERFRGANTELTEVSLGTGRMLALMFPIVMTVVNLSSIAVVWFGAHRINSGGMQIGDLTAFLAYLMQIVMSVMMATFMFMMVPRAEVCAERIQEVLDTSSSVVPPTAPVVELRRHGHLEIRGAGFRYPGAEEPVLKAIDLVARPGETTAVIGSTGSGKSTLLGLVPRLFDATDGEVLVDGVDVATVEPRLLAKTVGLVPQKPYLFAGTVATNLRYGNPDATDEELWHALEVAQAKGFVQGLENGLDSPIAQGGTNVSGGQRQRLAIARTLVQRPEIYLFDDSFSALDYATDAALRAALAHETAEATVVIVAQRVSTIRDADRIVVLDEGRVVGTGRHHELMADNETYREIVLSQLTEAEAA